Genomic window (Stenotrophomonas maltophilia):
TGCGTATGCCCGAAGGCACCGGCCCAGGAACCGGTGAGCCCCTGTGCCTGCAGGTCTCCACGGTCGATCAGCTTGAGCAGTGCCAGCAGTTCACCGCGGAAGAAGGATTGGCGACGGCCGGCGCAGGACAGCGTGGCCAGCGACTGCAGCAGCGGGCGCTTGCCGAACACGCGGCCGTAGTCGCTCTCCACGCCCCAGACCGCAACGATGGTGGCCGGATCGACGCCGTACTGCGCCGACACCCGATCGAGCAGGTCGCGATGCTGCTGCAGCATGGCGCGACCATCAGCCACGCGCTGACGATCGACCAGCGCAGCCAGGTAGTCCCAGATCGGCGTGGTGAATTCCGGCTGCGCGTCGAGCAGGCCGAGCACGCTGGGGTCCGGGGTGAGCCCGGCAGTGATTTCGTTGAAGCGGTCGGCGCTGATGCCCTGGCTGGCGGCCGTGGCCTGCAGGCCCGCCAGGCAGCGGCCGAAGGCCGGATCGACGCTGGCATCCGGTGCTGCAGGCAGCGCGGGCGGCGAGGCGAGAGCGGCCGCCAGGCCGAGGGTGGTCAGAATGGGCATGGCGTCCTCCGTGTTGCCGTTGCACGGCCATCTTAGGGGTAGCGGTACTGCTGAACCTGAAGGGGTACCGGCTGGCCGTCCGCCCTAGATGGCACGCAGCAGGCGCAGGCCGTAGGCGGGACTGTCGGCATTCCAGCGCTGCGTGACCTGCAGTCCCGCCTGCTGCAGCAGCGCCTCGAAGCTGTCGTCGGTGTACTTGTGGCTGTACTCCACACGGATCGGTTCGTCGGCGGCGAAGTGGAAGGTGCGGCCGTCCAGATGCACATCCTGCGCCCAGCGGCTGACCAGATCGGTTTCGATGCGCAGCCGCGCGGTGCTGTAGCAGGCACGGTGGTGGAAGCCGTCGAGGTCGAAGTCGCTGCCGATCTCGCGATTGAGCCGGGCCAGCAGGTTGAGAGTGAACGCGGCGGTGACGCCCTGCACGTCGTTGTAGGCCGCTTCGATCAGTGCCGGGTCCTTGTGCAGATCGATGCCGACCAGGGCCAGGCCGTCGCGGCCCATCGTCTGGCGCATCGCCCGCAGCAGTGCGACCGCGTCTTCGCCTTCAAAGTTGCCCAGCGTGGAACCGGGGAAGAACAGCAGCCGTCGCGCGGGTTCGCGCTCGGGCATGGGAACGGCCACGGGGCGGGTGAAATCGGCACAGACCGGCAGCATCTCCACCTCCGGCAACGCCGGCGCCAGATGATCGATGCTGGACAGCAGCGCGGCCCGCGAGATTTCAATCGGCGTATAGGCCACCGGGTCGTGAAGTGCGGCCAGCAGCAACGCGGTCTTGCGTCCGCTGCCGCTGCCCAGCTCCACCACGTGCAGGCGCGGGCCCACGGTGCGGGCGATGTCCGGCAGCACACGCGCCAGCAGGGCCAGCTCGGTGCGCGTGGGGTAGTACTCGGGGGTCTGGGTGATCTGCTCGAACAGGCGCGAGCCACGCGCATCGTAGAAGTACTTGGACGGCAGCTGGCGCGGCGTACGTGAGAGTCCGGCCACTACGTCGGAGAGGATCTGCTGCCGCCCGGGGGTGAGATCGGTCAATGCCTGCAGCGCGTCATGCACGGTGCTCATGTGAGGTCCCTGGCCAGGCGCAGCCCGGAGAACTGCCAGCGCGCCGGCGGCATGAAGAAGTTGCGGTAGCTGGCGCGCACATGGCCGCGGGGTGTCGCGCAGCTGCCGCCACGCAGCACCCACTGCCCGCACATGAACTTGCCGTTGTACTCACCCAGGTTTCCAGCAAATGGGCGGAAGCCGGGGTAGGCGCCATAGGCCGATTGGGTCCATTCCCATACATCGCCGAACAGCTGCCGCAGTCCGCTGCCCTGTCCCGCCTGCGGGTGCAGGTGGTCATCCTCGGCGAAGTGGCCGCTGACCGGTTGCGACGTCGCAGCCGCTTCCCATTCGAACTCGCTGGGCAGGCGCGCGCCGGCCCAGCGGGCGCAGGCATCAGCCTCGTAGTAGCTGAGGTGGCAGACCGGCGCATTCGGTTCCAGTTCGCGCCAACCACCCAGGGTGTACTCGCGCTGCAGGGCGTCGTCCCAGTACAGCGGGTGCTGCCAGCCCTCGGCTTCGCGCAGCGCCCAGCCTTCACTGAGCCACCAGCGCGGTTCACGGTAGCCGCCGGCGTCGATGAAGGCGCGGTACTCGGCATTGCTGACGGGACGCTCGGCCAGTGCGTGCGCGGGGAGCAGCACGCGATGCGCTGGCGATTCGTTGTCGTAGGCGAAGGCGGTGTGCTGCGGCCAGGCTGCGGCGCCGACGGTGACGATGCGCTCGGGTGATTCGATCCAGCCCTGCGCAGTGGCGCTGCTTGCGGCGGGTTGCAGGTCTTCGCGATACGGCGGCTGCAGTGGATTGCACCACAACGCATGCTTGATGTCGGTGAGCAGCAGTTCCTGGTGCTGCTGTTCGTGCTGCAGGCCCAACTGCAGGTGCTGCAGTGCCTGCTCATCAAGATCGCCTGTCGCCAGCCGCGATTGCACCTGTGCATCGATCTGCTGGCGGTAGTCGCGCACCTGCTGCAACGAGGGCCGCGACAGCAGGCCACGCTGCGGCCGCGCATGCGCCGGCCCGATGCTCTTGTAGTAGCTGTTGAACAGGTAATCCCAGGCTGGGTCATGCGCCGGTGCAGCAGCGAAGCCCGCCAGCACGAAGCGTTCAAAGAACCAGGTGGTGTGGGCCAGGTGCCATTTGCTCGGGCTGGCGTCGGCCATGCTCTGCAGCATGGCATCCTCGGCACTGAGCGGCGCGGCCAGCTGCATGCTGCGCGCACGCACCCGTGCGAACTGGTGGGCAAGATCGTGCTGCGGGGCAGCGACGGCGGCGGGTACGCTGTCCATGCGAGCAGCATCGGCGCTGGACGGTGAGTGCGATGTCATGGTTCGGCGTCACTTTGTTCACATGGCTGAGCCTGCCGCATTCAAGATGCAGGCACGCACGCCGCTAACGGCAGTGCTGCGGCCGCGTCGTCACCGCGCTGGAATTCCTGCTTGCCCCTGCATCCGCTCCGCCAGCCTGCGCATTACCTGTTCGTGCTGCCCGCCGTGCTGGTTGCCGTGGTGGTGTGGACCGCATTGGATACCGCAGACGTGGCCAGCCCGGCGCAGCGCGTCCTGCCGTGGCTGCTGGCCTGCCTCGGTGCCGGTCTGGCCCTGCTCTACCACCAGGTGCGCACGTTGTGCCTGCTGCTGGTGGTGGCGGTGATGTTCGCGCTGCTGCACCAGGACGTCGCTGGCTACCTGCGCAGTGGCCATGTCGCCACGCTGACGCCGCTGCGCTTCCACGCCATCTCGGCGTGGTTGCCGCTGTTGTTCGCCGGGCTGGCGTTGTGGCCGGAGCGCGGGCGCAGCCGCCAGGACCTGCTGTTGCGCGGTATTGCCAGCGGCACCGCGGTGATGATCTTCCTGCTGCTAGCCACACAGCAGCCGCGCGGCATGCACGATCTGCTGTCGAACCGTCACTGGGCGTGGATCCCGGCCGACTGGAACGCGCTGGCGCAGCTGCCGGCGCTGCTGTTCCTGCTGGCGACCGCCGCGCTGGGCTGGCAGGCCTGGCGGCATCCGCGGCCACTGCACACGGCAATGCTGCTGGCCCTGCTGTGCCTGTGGTGGATGCTGCCACGGGTATTCCTGCAGCCGGTGCTGTTGCCGGCGCTGAGCAGCGCCGCCCTGCTGCTGATGCTGGGTGCGATGCTGCAGGAGTCCTTCCACATGGCCTTCCGCGACGAGCTGACCGGCCTGCCGGGGCGCCGCGCGTTCAACGAGACCCTGCAGCGGGCACGCGGCACCTACAGCATCGCAATGGTGGACGTGGACCACTTCAAATCGTGCAACGACACCCATGGCCACGATACCGGCGACGACGTGCTGCGCCTGGTGGCCTCGCGGCTGGCACGGGTAGGCGATGGTGGTCGTGCTTTCCGCTATGGCGGCGAGGAGTTCGCGGTGGTGTTCCTGGACCGCCCGGCAGTGGCCTGCGTCGATGCCGTGGAAGCATTGCGGCAAAGCATCGAGGACACCCGCATGCAGCTGCGCGACCGCAGCACCCGCAGCCGCGATGACGAAGCCGGCCGGCAGCAGCGGGGACGCGGTGGCAGCGGCCAGGTGGTACAGGTGACGGTGAGCATCGGGCTGGCCGACAGCCGCGTGGATCCGCGGCCAATGGCAGTGGTCAAGGCCGCCGACCAGGCGCTGTACGTGGCCAAGGACGGGGGGCGCAACCAGGTGCACACACATGCCGGCCAGCGCGTGCTGGCCGTGCGTGGCGGCTGAGGCTCAGACCGCGTCGAGGTAGTACCAGCGGCCGTCGATGCGCTGGAAGCGGCTGTGTTCGGTCATCTTGACCGCGCTGCCGCCGCCGACGCGATAGCGCGCGGTGAAGCGGACATCGGCGCTGTCGGTACCGGTGACGGTGTGCTCGTGTACGGTCAGCCCCAGCCAATGGGTACGCTGGCCGGGCGCATCATCCAGCGACAACTCGACCGGACGCGTGTCCGGATGCCAGCTCTGGCGCAGGTAATCAGCCAGACCGCGCACGTAGGCGCTGTAACGCGAACGCATCAGGCGCTCGGCATCCGGCGCGGCTTCACCGGCATGGAAACGGCCACAGCAGGCGGCATAGTCGGCGGGAAGGCCACAGGGGCAGGGATCGGCGGGTTTTCGGCTCATATCGGCATTGTCGCCGGGTTGCACGGATTGATCCACGTACGGCACGGGTCGCCGGTACAGGACAGGCGTATGCTGTCGCGCCCCCACCTTGATTGATCGCCGTGCTGGAACTGGTTCCCCCTGAGTTGTGGTGGCTGGTGGTGATCGCCTTCATCGCCGGTCTTGTGGATGCTGCCGTGGGTGGCGGTGGCCTGGTACAGCTGCCTGGCCTGTTCACGGTGCTGCCGCAGCAGACGCCGGCGATGCTGTTTGGTACCAACAAGTTCAGTTCGATGTTCGGCACAGGTGCGGCGGCCTGGCGCTATGCGCGCAACGTGCGCTTCCCGTGGAAGCCGGTGCTGTTCGCGGCCGGCACCGCCTTCATCTTCTCCTTCGCCGGGGCCACCGCGGTGAGCCTGCTGCCCAAGGATGCGGTGCGCCCACTGGTGCTTGTGCTGCTGATCGCGATGCTGGCCTACACGCTGTGGAAGAAGGACTTCGGCGCGCTGCATCGTCCGCAGGAGATCGGTCGCCGGGAACTGGCGATCGCGCTGGCGATCGGTGCGGCAATCGGCTTCTACGACGGCTTCTTCGGGCCGGGCACCGGCAGCTTCCTGATCTTCCTGTTCGTGCGCTTCTTCGGCCTGGATTTTCTGCGTGCGTCGGCCGCGTCGAAGGTGGTGAACCTGGCGACGAATGTTGCAGCGATCTCGTTCTTCGTGCCGACCGGCAATATCCTGTGGCTGTTCGCGCTGCCGATGGCGGCGGCCAACATCATCGGTTCGGTGGTGGGCACGCGGTTGGCGCTGAAGGGCGGCACGCCGTTCATCCGCAAGCTGTTCGTGGGGCTGGTGGTGGTGCTGATCGCGCGGATGGCGTGGGATACGTTGCGCGGAGCGTGAAGCCACGCTATGACCTGGTGGGTGCCAACCTTGGTTGGCACGCGGTTTCCGATCGCGAAGAGCAGCCGAGCATGGCTCGGCTCTACAGAATGCTTGGGCGCGAGGTGCTGCCGGCCAGCGGCCGGCACTACCCCATCGGCGGTTCATGACCCGGTAGTGCCGGCCGCTGGCCGGCATTCCCATTCAATCGGCCAAGTCAGGCCTCGGCTTCTTCCGGTTCGTTGGCCTGCTGGCGGCTGCGCTCGGGCAGCTTCAGGCGCTTGCCTTCTTCGTCGTACTCGATCAGCAGCACGCCGGAGTCGTGGCGGCCGCTGATCTCGACGAAGCAGGCACCGCCGATGAATGGCTCCAGCGTCATCACCGACTTCAGCGGGGTGGCGACCACCATCTGGAAGCCGAAGTTGTCGAAGATGTTCATCGCCAGTGCGGTGAACTCGTTGTCGGCCTTGTCGAAGGCTTCGTCGAGCACGACCGCGGCGTAGCTGGGCAGCTGGCTGTCGGCACCGCCGAGCTGGTAGCGCAGTGCCGCAGCCAGGCAGGTGGTGGCCAGCTTCTGGCGCTGGCCGCCGGACTTGCCGGCACCGCTGCGGTAGATCTCGACCTGCTGGCGCGTTTCCGCATCGAGCTCGACGCCGATGAACTCCACGTGCATGCGCACGTCCAGCACCAGCTCGCGCCAGCGCTTGTCCTCACCTTCCTGCGAACCGAGGCGGTTGACCAGCTGGCGCAGCACGGTGAACTGCGATTCGGCCAGCTCGCGCTGTTCGGTCTGCTGCTGCGACAGCACCTCGCGCAGCTGCAGGTGGAACTCGCCGACTTCCGGCAGGCGGCGGTCGCTCAGTTCGATGGTCAGCAGCGTGCCACGGTTGAACGGCACCTGCTCCAGGCTGGCGTTCACTTCGTCCAGGCGCTGGCCGATCGACTTGCGGGCCTCTGCACTGTGGCGCTGCAGGGCCAGCAGGTTGTTCTTGCTCTGGTTCTGCAGCAGATCGAAGAAGCGCTCTTCGTGCTGCGGCAGGCCGTCGCGCTCCAGGCGTTCGAGGCGTGCGAGGAAGTCCTCGGCCGAGGCCACCGACACGGTGAAGTCGCCCGATTCCTCCGGCCACTGCTGGATGAAGCGACGGAAGCAGCCGATCAGCTGGTTCTCGATGCGGTTGAGGTCCTGCTGCGAGGACGACAGCTGCTCGTTCAGCGCGTTGCTGACCTGGCGCATGTGCGCTTCCAGCGTTTCCAGGCTGAGCGGGCCCTGCTCCTGCAGGCGCTCGGCCAGCCCGGCTTCCTGCTCCTGGGCCAGGCTCGGCAGCACCAGCGCACGGCTCTGCTGGCGGGCGCGGTCGAGGCGATCACGTTCCTTGACCAGCTGGCCACGCTCGACGCGGACGTCTTCATAGGTGCGGCGGGATTGTTCGATGTCGGCGCGCACGGCGTCGATCTGCTTGGCCAGCTTGGCGAGGTCGGCATTGCCTTCGCGCAGGTCGCGCAGGGTCGCTTCGATATCGCTGAGGCGCTGCTGCGGGGCAGCGATGTCGATCTCGTTCCAGCTGATGCTGACCAGCTCGTGGCAGGCCAGGCGGCGCTCGTTGTCGCGGTCACGCTGGCCGCGCAGGCGCGCGATGTCGGTCTCGCAGCTGGCGATGCGCTTGGCCAGTTCCTGTGCTTCGCGCTCGAACGCGCCCACCTTGTCGTGGTTGTTGAAGCCAAGGATCCAGCGACGGCGGTCGCCCACCGCACTGCGGTCGTCCTTCTCGAAGCGGTCACCGGGATGCTTGACCTGGCCTTCGCGGGTGATGCCACGGTCGACGTTGCGCAGCTGCTTGGCATCCACGCACTCGTAATCGAAGCGCTTGCCGAGCTCGCGGCGCAGCCAGCTTTCGAACACGTGCTCGCGCAGCTCCAGCTTGTGCAGCAGCGACTTCGCCGACGGCTCGCGCGCGAACGCATCATCGTTGCGGCGCACCCGGTAATAGGTGAAGCGCATGCCCAGGTGGGTGCGGTTCACCCACTCGGCGACGTCGTTGTAGTGCTTGTCATCGACCAGCAGCGACAGCGCGAAGCCACCCAGCACACGTTCGATGGCGCCCTGCCAGCCCTGCTCTTCCGAGCGGACCTGGATCAGCTCGCCGACGAAGGGCAGCGCCGCTTCGGCGATGCCGGTCTCCTCGGCCAGGCGCGCGCGCAGCTTCTGCATCGGCGCCGGGATGTTGGAGGGCGTGCGCTGCATCGCTTCGAGCTCGCTGCGCACTTCAACGAAGCGGCGCTCGTCATCGCGCTTGCCACCGAGGCGATCGCTGATCGCATCATCCAGTGCCGCCGAGGCACGCTGGCGGTCCTGCAGTTCGCTCTGCGCACGCTCGACCAGCTCTGCGAAACCGTGAGCATCGCCGGGCAGTTCGGCCTGCAGCTGCTGTGCGGCTTCCTGGGCCTGGTCACGCTTGGCCTTGCGGCGGTCGCGCTCGGCTTCGGCGCGGCCCTGCTCGCGTTCCAGTTCCTCGATGCGTTCACCGCCCTGCTGGCGGCGCTGCAGTTCCAGTTCGGCCAGGCGCTCGGTGTGGTTGTCGAGCGCGGCGCGGCGCTGGGCCTCTTCGCCGAGCAGGCCACGGTCACGCACGTCCATCTCGCGCAGGCGCGCTTCGATCAGCGCCTGGCGGCGGCTTTCGCGGAAGCTGTCGACGCCGAGCTTCAGCGCTTCGTCGTCGCCGCGCTGGCGATGCATTTCCTTCAGATCGTTGTAGTAGGCACGTGCCGGCAGCAGGGTTTCCACCTGGCGGCGCGCGGTGACCACGGCCTGGTGCGCGCCATCCAGCTCGGCGAAGTCGCTGACCAGGCGCTCGGCGGCGTCGAAGGTCTTCGGCGTGTCGAGCATGAAGTCGCGCAGGAAGACGTTGAGGTCGCCCAGGTTCTTCGCCGACTGCGTCTTGTGCAGCAGGCGCAGCGCCATTTCGTTGTCGATGCCGAGCAGGTCGCGGAAGCGCTCCGCGTAGCCGGAGAAGGTGTCGAAGTGATGCAGGTCGGACAGCTTCTGCTTGAGCTTGCGCAGGTCCAGGTCGAAGCCGCCGAGGTCCTTGGCGATGTCGAACGGGCGCTCGGCGATCATGTAGTGCTTGCGCACGTCGCCGGCCGAGGTGCCATTGCCGGAGATCCACAGCAGGCGCACCAGGCTGACCACGCGGCCATCGCCGGCGCGGTACTCCAGCACCAGTGCGGTCCAGGTCGCGCCCTTGCGCAGGTACTGGGTGGCGATTTCGCCGGTGCCGCTGTCCTGCTGGTCGGCCCAGGCGCCACGCACGTAGGACACCAGATTGCGGTCGCGGCCACTGCGCTCGGCTTCACGCGCGGCGGCATTGAAGTCGACGATGGCCGGCGGCGTCAGCAGCGCGGACATGGCATCGAGCAGGGTCGACTTGCCCGAGCCGGAACGGCCGACGAACAGGAAGCCGCGCTCGGCGATCGGTACTTCGGTCAGGCCGTTGAAGGTGCCCCAGTTGTGCACCTGCAGGCGGCGCATGCGGAACTGCTGCAGGCGCGGGTCCGGCAGGCCTTCGTTGAACAGGGCGGGAGTGTGCTTGGAGATAGCCATGCGATGGTCGGGTCTCTCAGGCCTCGGCGGCCGGGGTTTCGCGCAGCTGGCGGTAGACCGCCGAAAGCTGGGACACGTCTTCGGCGGAGAACAGCAGCTTCAGCGCCGGCGAGACTTCGTGGCGGTCTTCCTGGCCGCTGAGGCGGGTCAGGATGTGGTTGTCCTTCATCTTCTGCACCGCCGAGGCGACGCGGCGGTTGAAGCCGGCGCGGTCGGTGGACAGGTTCTTCTCGTAGATGGCCAGCGCTTCGGCCATCTCGGCGTCGGCGACCACCGCGCGGTTGCCGCGCGCATCGGCCTCGGCCAGCTGCTGGCGCAGATGTAGCAGCAGCACCGAATCGATGAAGGTCAGCGGCGAGG
Coding sequences:
- the egtD gene encoding L-histidine N(alpha)-methyltransferase; protein product: MSTVHDALQALTDLTPGRQQILSDVVAGLSRTPRQLPSKYFYDARGSRLFEQITQTPEYYPTRTELALLARVLPDIARTVGPRLHVVELGSGSGRKTALLLAALHDPVAYTPIEISRAALLSSIDHLAPALPEVEMLPVCADFTRPVAVPMPEREPARRLLFFPGSTLGNFEGEDAVALLRAMRQTMGRDGLALVGIDLHKDPALIEAAYNDVQGVTAAFTLNLLARLNREIGSDFDLDGFHHRACYSTARLRIETDLVSRWAQDVHLDGRTFHFAADEPIRVEYSHKYTDDSFEALLQQAGLQVTQRWNADSPAYGLRLLRAI
- the egtB gene encoding ergothioneine biosynthesis protein EgtB, with the protein product MDSVPAAVAAPQHDLAHQFARVRARSMQLAAPLSAEDAMLQSMADASPSKWHLAHTTWFFERFVLAGFAAAPAHDPAWDYLFNSYYKSIGPAHARPQRGLLSRPSLQQVRDYRQQIDAQVQSRLATGDLDEQALQHLQLGLQHEQQHQELLLTDIKHALWCNPLQPPYREDLQPAASSATAQGWIESPERIVTVGAAAWPQHTAFAYDNESPAHRVLLPAHALAERPVSNAEYRAFIDAGGYREPRWWLSEGWALREAEGWQHPLYWDDALQREYTLGGWRELEPNAPVCHLSYYEADACARWAGARLPSEFEWEAAATSQPVSGHFAEDDHLHPQAGQGSGLRQLFGDVWEWTQSAYGAYPGFRPFAGNLGEYNGKFMCGQWVLRGGSCATPRGHVRASYRNFFMPPARWQFSGLRLARDLT
- a CDS encoding GGDEF domain-containing protein — translated: MPLHPLRQPAHYLFVLPAVLVAVVVWTALDTADVASPAQRVLPWLLACLGAGLALLYHQVRTLCLLLVVAVMFALLHQDVAGYLRSGHVATLTPLRFHAISAWLPLLFAGLALWPERGRSRQDLLLRGIASGTAVMIFLLLATQQPRGMHDLLSNRHWAWIPADWNALAQLPALLFLLATAALGWQAWRHPRPLHTAMLLALLCLWWMLPRVFLQPVLLPALSSAALLLMLGAMLQESFHMAFRDELTGLPGRRAFNETLQRARGTYSIAMVDVDHFKSCNDTHGHDTGDDVLRLVASRLARVGDGGRAFRYGGEEFAVVFLDRPAVACVDAVEALRQSIEDTRMQLRDRSTRSRDDEAGRQQRGRGGSGQVVQVTVSIGLADSRVDPRPMAVVKAADQALYVAKDGGRNQVHTHAGQRVLAVRGG
- a CDS encoding YchJ family protein, coding for MSRKPADPCPCGLPADYAACCGRFHAGEAAPDAERLMRSRYSAYVRGLADYLRQSWHPDTRPVELSLDDAPGQRTHWLGLTVHEHTVTGTDSADVRFTARYRVGGGSAVKMTEHSRFQRIDGRWYYLDAV
- a CDS encoding sulfite exporter TauE/SafE family protein, whose amino-acid sequence is MLELVPPELWWLVVIAFIAGLVDAAVGGGGLVQLPGLFTVLPQQTPAMLFGTNKFSSMFGTGAAAWRYARNVRFPWKPVLFAAGTAFIFSFAGATAVSLLPKDAVRPLVLVLLIAMLAYTLWKKDFGALHRPQEIGRRELAIALAIGAAIGFYDGFFGPGTGSFLIFLFVRFFGLDFLRASAASKVVNLATNVAAISFFVPTGNILWLFALPMAAANIIGSVVGTRLALKGGTPFIRKLFVGLVVVLIARMAWDTLRGA
- a CDS encoding ATP-binding protein; this encodes MAISKHTPALFNEGLPDPRLQQFRMRRLQVHNWGTFNGLTEVPIAERGFLFVGRSGSGKSTLLDAMSALLTPPAIVDFNAAAREAERSGRDRNLVSYVRGAWADQQDSGTGEIATQYLRKGATWTALVLEYRAGDGRVVSLVRLLWISGNGTSAGDVRKHYMIAERPFDIAKDLGGFDLDLRKLKQKLSDLHHFDTFSGYAERFRDLLGIDNEMALRLLHKTQSAKNLGDLNVFLRDFMLDTPKTFDAAERLVSDFAELDGAHQAVVTARRQVETLLPARAYYNDLKEMHRQRGDDEALKLGVDSFRESRRQALIEARLREMDVRDRGLLGEEAQRRAALDNHTERLAELELQRRQQGGERIEELEREQGRAEAERDRRKAKRDQAQEAAQQLQAELPGDAHGFAELVERAQSELQDRQRASAALDDAISDRLGGKRDDERRFVEVRSELEAMQRTPSNIPAPMQKLRARLAEETGIAEAALPFVGELIQVRSEEQGWQGAIERVLGGFALSLLVDDKHYNDVAEWVNRTHLGMRFTYYRVRRNDDAFAREPSAKSLLHKLELREHVFESWLRRELGKRFDYECVDAKQLRNVDRGITREGQVKHPGDRFEKDDRSAVGDRRRWILGFNNHDKVGAFEREAQELAKRIASCETDIARLRGQRDRDNERRLACHELVSISWNEIDIAAPQQRLSDIEATLRDLREGNADLAKLAKQIDAVRADIEQSRRTYEDVRVERGQLVKERDRLDRARQQSRALVLPSLAQEQEAGLAERLQEQGPLSLETLEAHMRQVSNALNEQLSSSQQDLNRIENQLIGCFRRFIQQWPEESGDFTVSVASAEDFLARLERLERDGLPQHEERFFDLLQNQSKNNLLALQRHSAEARKSIGQRLDEVNASLEQVPFNRGTLLTIELSDRRLPEVGEFHLQLREVLSQQQTEQRELAESQFTVLRQLVNRLGSQEGEDKRWRELVLDVRMHVEFIGVELDAETRQQVEIYRSGAGKSGGQRQKLATTCLAAALRYQLGGADSQLPSYAAVVLDEAFDKADNEFTALAMNIFDNFGFQMVVATPLKSVMTLEPFIGGACFVEISGRHDSGVLLIEYDEEGKRLKLPERSRQQANEPEEAEA